In the Tribolium castaneum strain GA2 chromosome 1, icTriCast1.1, whole genome shotgun sequence genome, one interval contains:
- the LOC100216358 gene encoding allatotropin I preprohormone isoform X1, whose protein sequence is MAFHHAALFFTLMFLWLLLANAQGRRDAKYPQVRTPQQRLTRGIEALKYHNMDLGTARGYGKRAVDMHNVNNFLLEWIALETRMRNLGIPRNLLRDQETIPE, encoded by the exons atGGCGTTCCATCATGCTGCTCTATTCTTCACGTTGATGTTTCTTTGGTTGTTGTTGGCGAATGCGCAAGGCCGTCGGGACGCAAAATATCCGCAAGTCAGGACTCCGCAACAAAGATTAACTAGAGGCATCGAAGCTCTAAAATACCACAACATGGACTTAGGCACAGCTCGAGGTTACGGGAAAAGGGCCGTCGACATGCATAACGTCAACAA CTTTCTGCTCGAATGGATTGCATTGGAAACCAGGATGAGGAACTTGGGGATACCCCGAAATCTCCTGAGAGATCAAGAAACTATACCCGAATGA
- the LOC100216358 gene encoding allatotropin I preprohormone precursor → MAFHHAALFFTLMFLWLLLANAQGRRDAKYPQVRTPQQRLTRGIEALKYHNMDLGTARGYGKRAVDMHNVNFLLEWIALETRMRNLGIPRNLLRDQETIPE, encoded by the exons atGGCGTTCCATCATGCTGCTCTATTCTTCACGTTGATGTTTCTTTGGTTGTTGTTGGCGAATGCGCAAGGCCGTCGGGACGCAAAATATCCGCAAGTCAGGACTCCGCAACAAAGATTAACTAGAGGCATCGAAGCTCTAAAATACCACAACATGGACTTAGGCACAGCTCGAGGTTACGGGAAAAGGGCCGTCGACATGCATAACGTCAA CTTTCTGCTCGAATGGATTGCATTGGAAACCAGGATGAGGAACTTGGGGATACCCCGAAATCTCCTGAGAGATCAAGAAACTATACCCGAATGA
- the LOC663674 gene encoding uncharacterized protein LOC663674 isoform X1: MTFEHEDILSEIPDDQLPQLANLYEEKAPWAPYMVSFIHMAMKWKKSGKYRNALKIFSPNNSWKTDGTIIARLILVNVNQDITVFTLDDQCTNLYQGLTETSLLNYNNIRTIFYGVHERHAHVILKYLQEKKIKFVNIPCYFYCTSPEQAKKFTIECPSDVYLKKLEPSAGQQVDTIWPHRFLGSDQYLSNFIEANGGYGLFLKSTNEMVAWVLKHAWGHLAMLQTEEAHKRKGYASLVTKALSKEIAEEGHWPLGTILLENKNSISMFEKLGFSSIGVCNFFGMDTRDNK, translated from the exons ATGACTTTTGAACACGAAGACATTCTGAGCGAAATTCCTGACGACCAACTGCCCCAACTTGCAAATTTGTACGAAGAAAAAGCACCATGGGCTCCCTACATGGTGAGTTTCATTCACATGGCAATGAAATGGAAAAAATCGGGGAAATACCGCAACgctttgaagattttttcaCCGAATAATTCATGGAAAACGGATGGTACCATCATTGCTAGACTAATTCTAGTG aacgtAAATCAGGACATAACAGTGTTCACTTTAGACGACCAGTGCACTAATCTTTACCAAGGACTTACCGAAACTAGTCTCCTGAACTACAACAACATCAGAACCATTTTCTACGGCGTCCATGAACGACACGCTCATGTCATACTGAAATATTtacaggaaaaaaaaattaaatttgtgaaTATTCCCTGTTACTTTTACTGCACTTCACCGGAACAAGCAAAGAAATTTACAATAGA GTGCCCTTCTGATGTCTATTTAAAGAAACTGGAACCATCAGCTGGGCAACAAGTGGACACCATATGGCCCCACAGATTTCTAGGCTCCGATCaatatttatcaaattttattgaagCGAATGGAGGATATGGGCTGTTTTTAAAGTCAACGAATGAGATGGTAGCGTGGGTTTTGAAGCATGCTTGGGGCCATTTGGCTATGCTTCAGACCGAAGAAGCACACAAAAGGAAAGGTTATGCCAGTTTGGTCACTAAAGCCTTATCGAAGGAGATAGCAGAGGAGGGGCATTGGCCCCTGGGGACCATTCTCTTGGAGAATAAAAATTCCATCAGTATGTTTGAAAAGTTGGGGTTCAGTAGTATTggggtttgtaatttttttggaatggATACGCGTGATAATAAATAG
- the LOC107398470 gene encoding E3 ubiquitin-protein ligase siah-1: MSEIRRSLRLQSKNHFVKTEPKARRKILRSFGSFDVPFNNCKYKYRGCKERFPEDELKRHELECHFRWYKCEGKIFAGWSCNWKGYHEDIMNHFKKEHRERTYMKDQNVIEMSLILDQDSYDLQLIRKRKQLFWFKHRLLSEEKAAYWLCQYVGPQKEALTYCYELVVSSNEVRKFAVTELCYTDALDANKIYEAGRCVVMTFDQIKSFMNGEGKVTVYFRIKKNVKAKNIKYEQINAEMYLK, translated from the exons ATGTCAGAG ATAAGGCGTTCATTACGTTTACAAagcaagaatcatttcgtcAAAACTGAGCCAAAGGCAAGGAGAAAGATATTACGGTCTTTTGGTAGCTTTGACGTCCCTTTTAACAACTGTAAATACAAATACCGCGGTTGCAAGGAACGCTTCCCTGAAGATGAGCTCAAAAGGCATGAGCTGGAATGCCACTTTCGTTGGTACAAATGCGAGGGGAAAATATTTGCGGGATGGTCCTGTAACTGGAAAGGCTATCACGAGGACATCATGAACCACTTCAAGAAGGAGCACCGGGAAAGAACCTACATGAAA GACCAAAACGTTATAGAAATGTCGCTGATCCTGGACCAGGACTCGTACGATTTGCAATTGATTCGAAAGCGAAAGCAGCTTTTCTGGTTCAAACACCGACTTTTGAGTGAGGAGAAGGCGGCGTATTGGTTGTGTCAATACGTAGGGCCGCAGAAAGAAGCACTAACTTACTGTTACGAGCTGGTTGTGAGCAGTAATGAAGTACGGAAATTTGCGGTAACCGAATTGTGTTACACGGATGCTTTAGACGCGAATAAAATTTACGAAGCCGGAAGGTGTGTCGTTATGACGTTCGATCAGATTAAGAGTTTCATGAATGGAGAGGggaaggtaacagtttatttcaGGATCAAGAAGAATGTTAAGGCGaagaatataaaatatgaacaAATCAATGCTgaaatgtatttaaaatga
- the LOC663674 gene encoding uncharacterized protein LOC663674 isoform X2, which produces MTFEHEDILSEIPDDQLPQLANLYEEKAPWAPYMVSFIHMAMKWKKSGKYRNALKIFSPNNSWKTDGTIIARLILNVNQDITVFTLDDQCTNLYQGLTETSLLNYNNIRTIFYGVHERHAHVILKYLQEKKIKFVNIPCYFYCTSPEQAKKFTIECPSDVYLKKLEPSAGQQVDTIWPHRFLGSDQYLSNFIEANGGYGLFLKSTNEMVAWVLKHAWGHLAMLQTEEAHKRKGYASLVTKALSKEIAEEGHWPLGTILLENKNSISMFEKLGFSSIGVCNFFGMDTRDNK; this is translated from the exons ATGACTTTTGAACACGAAGACATTCTGAGCGAAATTCCTGACGACCAACTGCCCCAACTTGCAAATTTGTACGAAGAAAAAGCACCATGGGCTCCCTACATGGTGAGTTTCATTCACATGGCAATGAAATGGAAAAAATCGGGGAAATACCGCAACgctttgaagattttttcaCCGAATAATTCATGGAAAACGGATGGTACCATCATTGCTAGACTAATTCTA aacgtAAATCAGGACATAACAGTGTTCACTTTAGACGACCAGTGCACTAATCTTTACCAAGGACTTACCGAAACTAGTCTCCTGAACTACAACAACATCAGAACCATTTTCTACGGCGTCCATGAACGACACGCTCATGTCATACTGAAATATTtacaggaaaaaaaaattaaatttgtgaaTATTCCCTGTTACTTTTACTGCACTTCACCGGAACAAGCAAAGAAATTTACAATAGA GTGCCCTTCTGATGTCTATTTAAAGAAACTGGAACCATCAGCTGGGCAACAAGTGGACACCATATGGCCCCACAGATTTCTAGGCTCCGATCaatatttatcaaattttattgaagCGAATGGAGGATATGGGCTGTTTTTAAAGTCAACGAATGAGATGGTAGCGTGGGTTTTGAAGCATGCTTGGGGCCATTTGGCTATGCTTCAGACCGAAGAAGCACACAAAAGGAAAGGTTATGCCAGTTTGGTCACTAAAGCCTTATCGAAGGAGATAGCAGAGGAGGGGCATTGGCCCCTGGGGACCATTCTCTTGGAGAATAAAAATTCCATCAGTATGTTTGAAAAGTTGGGGTTCAGTAGTATTggggtttgtaatttttttggaatggATACGCGTGATAATAAATAG